The Photobacterium sp. CCB-ST2H9 DNA segment CTCAAGCTGCAGGCCGACTGCGTCCAGATAACGTTCGAAAATATCCAGTGATCCGGTAAAGCGTCCGTTCTCAATTTCAGACAATGTGGTTTTGTGAATACCGGTCCGTTCTGCCATTTGTTTTTGAGTTGCGCCCAGCGTTTTTCTTGCCTGAGCGACAGCTTTTCCGATCGTGTCTCTGCTCGCCATATCTAAAACCTGTTTGCTATATGGCGAATAGTATAGTCCAATACAATTAAGTTAGCTATATAGCTAATATGAGGGTTTTCCATACAAGAGTTAGCCATATAGCTAATAATGAGTGTTGCCTTTTTAAGTTAATGGACTTACAGAGGTGGATTTCCAATTGTTATATGGAACTCCACGTGTGTATGGATGACGGGCGATCTGATGTCTGGCGTGACTCCCGCGAAGGCGGGAACCTGATAGCGTGTGCGGAGGAATTAAGGCTGTTTCAAAACACCCAGAACCTGCATTTTCAAAAACACAGCCAGCGTCTTGGCGTCCTGTATTTCATTATCGGCGATTTTTCCAAGGAAGGTTTCAACTGACATTGTGAGTACTTCAAGGACTTCATCAGTATCAAGTTCTCCTTCTGCGGGGGTCAGGCCTTTTGCCAGAAAGAGATGCTGAACTTCATCGCAGAAGCCGGGAACGGGAAGTAACTCTCCTAAGGATTGCCAATGCGCTGCGGCCAGGTTCGCTTCTTCTGCCAGTTCACGTTGTGCACAAGCTTGAATCGCTTCGCCCTTTTCAAGAGTCCCGGCTGGAAATTCGAGGATCCAACGGCCAATTGCGGGACGGTATTGACGTAACAAAACCAGTTCACCCTTATCGGTTAATGGCGCGATGACTACAGCACCGGGATGACGTACGGTTGTGAATGTGATATCGCGTCCGTCCGGTAGCCGGTGATCGCTTTGCTCGACGGAAAAGCCTTTCCATTGACAGAGTGTTTGTGATTTCATAGCGCCTCACAACATGAACAGAATGTTTAAAATCCAAAATATCAGTTATTTATTCTGATTGATATGAAGGTCATGCAAAAGATTCTCTGGTGCCCATTCGGCATGAAAAATGACATTATGCTCATCGTTGTTTACAGCACTCTGATATACTCGACAGCAATAGCTATCACAATGAAATACCAAGCAAGGAGAATATTATGCGCGTTCTGGTAACGGGTGGTATGGGTTACATTGGCAGTCATACTTGCGTACAGATGATTGAAGCGGGGATGACACCAATTATCGTTGATAACCTGTACAACAGTAAAAAGACCGTACTGGAGCGAATTGAAAAGCTGACTGGGACCAGACCGGCATTTTATCAGGGAGATATTCGTGATCGCGCATTTCTGGATCAGGTCCTTCGTGAAAATGACGTTGAGTCAGTGATTCATTTTGCGGGGTTAAAAGCTGTCGGTGAGTCTGTAGAAAAGCCGCTGGAATATTACGATAACAATGTGCACGGCACACTGGTATTGGTTGAAGCGATGCATGCGGCTGGTGTAAATAGCCTGATTTTCAGTTCATCAGCGACCGTGTACGGTGACCCGGCCAGTGTGCCGATTCTGGAGTCTTTTCCGACCAGTGCCACCAATCCGTACGGCCGCAGCAAACTGATGGTGGAAGAGTGTCTGACTGACATTCAGCACGCCCATCCTGAAATGAGTATCACACTGCTGCGTTATTTTAACCCGGTTGGTGCGCATGAGTCGGGTGAAATGGGTGAGGACCCGCAAGGGATTCCGAATAACCTGATGCCATTTATTGCACAGGTTGCAGTTGGCCGTCGCGAACATTTATCCGTGTTTGGCAATGATTACCCGACCGTTGATGGGACGGGTGTCCGTGATTACATTCATGTGGTCGACCTGGCCGATGGTCACATTGCAGCGCTGAAACATAAAGGAAAAGCATCGGGTTTGCATATCTATAACCTAGGGACCGGAAACGGTTTGAGCGTATTGCAAATGGTTGCGGCCTTTGCTGAAGCCGCCGCGAAAGACATCCCTTATCAGATTGCAGCACGTCGTCCGGGTGATATTGCAGAATGCTGGGCTGATCCAAGTAAAGCCCAACAGGAACTGCAATGGACAGCGTCACGAACGGTTGAGCAGATGACTGCAGATACCTGGCGCTGGCAGTCAAAAAACCCGCAGGGATATCCGGACAGTCAAGAATGACGGTCTGGACAACAGTGATGAAACGGCCCGTTTGGGCCGTTTTTTTTTACCTAGTGGAATTAACTCTCTGCTTTTCAATCGATTTTCATGATTCATACATACGAGTTTCATAAAATTGTCACTGTATGAACCTATGCTCCAGCTCTTATTAAAGAGTCTGTAAGTACGCAGGCAAAAATAAAAACTCAAGGAGCATAGCATGTGGAAGCGTGATGAGCAGGACTCGCAATTCACGAAGATGATTGAAGCGAGATTATCGCGCCGTCATTTTCTGAGTGGAACGGCTGCAGCCGGGGCCGGGGCTTTTCTGGCGGTGAACCCGGTGGCAAAAGCGGTTGCCGCAACACCGAAAACGTCTCTTCTTAATTTTGAAGCCGTTCCTGCTTCTACCGCAGACACAGTGGTTGTGCCAAAAGGGTATCGGGCCACGCCGCTGATTTCCTGGGGCGATCCTATCTTTGCGGGAGCCCCTGAATTTGATCAAAGCGGCAAGCAGGACTCACATACACAAGCACGTCAGTTTGGTGATAACACGGATGGCATGAGTTTTTTCCCCATCAGCGAAGCACGCGGTGTGATGGCGATCAATAACGAATACACCAATTATGAATATCTGTTCGATCACAAAGGCGAACAGATGACAGCAGATGATGTTCGCAAAGCACAGGCAGCGGTGGGTGTCACGATTGTTGAGGTGGTTCGTAAAGACGGGCAGTGGCAGGTTGACCGCAGTGGTCAGCGTAACCGCAGGATCACAGCGAATACGCCAATGATGTTCACCGGACCGGCAGCAGGCCATGCACTGCTGAAAACCAAAGCTGATCCGGCAGGCATCAAGCCATTAGGGACGTTCAATAACTGCTCAAATGGTCAGACGCCATGGGGCACATACCTGACTTGTGAAGAGAACTTTGATGATTTCTTTGGCAGCAGTCAAAAAGGTGAAGTCTCAGCAGACCAGGCGCGTTACGGGATTTCAGCTTCTCCCAGTGACTACAAATGGCATCAGCATGATGAGCGTTTTGATGTTCTGAAACACCCGAATGAGGCAAACCGTTTTGGCTGGATCGTTGAGATCGATCCGAATGATCCGAATTCAACGCCGGTAAAAAGGACCGCTCTTGGCCGGTTCAAGCATGAAAATGCTGCGCTGACGCTGAATAAAGATGGTCATGCGGTGGTATATCTTGGGGACGATGAACGTGGCGAGCATTTGTATAAGTTTGTTTCTAAGCATCGCTATCAGGCTGGAAATGATGCGGCTAATCGCAGATTGCTGGAAGAAGGAACACTGTATGTTGCCAGATTTGATATGAATGCAGACCTGAAAGGTCAGGGAAAATGGATTGAACTGACCTTTGGCAAAAATGGTTTAACGCCGGAAAACGGGTTTCAGGATCAGGCTGAAGTTTTGATTTTTGCCCGTCGCGCCGCCACACAGGTGGGGGCTACAACGATGGACCGTCCGGAATGGGTTGCAGCGCATCCGGATAACAAGCATGTCTTCTGTACACTGACGAACAATAAGAACCGTGGAAAAGAAGGCCAGCCGGTTGGCGGACCAAATCCGCGGGCCAAGAACCATTACGGCCAGATCCTTCGCTGGATGCCGCTTCATGGTGATCATGCCAATGACAGCTTTGTCTGGGATTTATACCTGATTGCGGGGAATCCGGCGGTTCACAAAAGCGATTTATATGCGGGC contains these protein-coding regions:
- a CDS encoding helix-turn-helix transcriptional regulator, which codes for MASRDTIGKAVAQARKTLGATQKQMAERTGIHKTTLSEIENGRFTGSLDIFERYLDAVGLQLEVIPKQHQLPDWDDIENLFDED
- a CDS encoding NUDIX hydrolase, with the translated sequence MKSQTLCQWKGFSVEQSDHRLPDGRDITFTTVRHPGAVVIAPLTDKGELVLLRQYRPAIGRWILEFPAGTLEKGEAIQACAQRELAEEANLAAAHWQSLGELLPVPGFCDEVQHLFLAKGLTPAEGELDTDEVLEVLTMSVETFLGKIADNEIQDAKTLAVFLKMQVLGVLKQP
- the galE gene encoding UDP-glucose 4-epimerase GalE, with translation MRVLVTGGMGYIGSHTCVQMIEAGMTPIIVDNLYNSKKTVLERIEKLTGTRPAFYQGDIRDRAFLDQVLRENDVESVIHFAGLKAVGESVEKPLEYYDNNVHGTLVLVEAMHAAGVNSLIFSSSATVYGDPASVPILESFPTSATNPYGRSKLMVEECLTDIQHAHPEMSITLLRYFNPVGAHESGEMGEDPQGIPNNLMPFIAQVAVGRREHLSVFGNDYPTVDGTGVRDYIHVVDLADGHIAALKHKGKASGLHIYNLGTGNGLSVLQMVAAFAEAAAKDIPYQIAARRPGDIAECWADPSKAQQELQWTASRTVEQMTADTWRWQSKNPQGYPDSQE
- a CDS encoding PhoX family phosphatase; translation: MWKRDEQDSQFTKMIEARLSRRHFLSGTAAAGAGAFLAVNPVAKAVAATPKTSLLNFEAVPASTADTVVVPKGYRATPLISWGDPIFAGAPEFDQSGKQDSHTQARQFGDNTDGMSFFPISEARGVMAINNEYTNYEYLFDHKGEQMTADDVRKAQAAVGVTIVEVVRKDGQWQVDRSGQRNRRITANTPMMFTGPAAGHALLKTKADPAGIKPLGTFNNCSNGQTPWGTYLTCEENFDDFFGSSQKGEVSADQARYGISASPSDYKWHQHDERFDVLKHPNEANRFGWIVEIDPNDPNSTPVKRTALGRFKHENAALTLNKDGHAVVYLGDDERGEHLYKFVSKHRYQAGNDAANRRLLEEGTLYVARFDMNADLKGQGKWIELTFGKNGLTPENGFQDQAEVLIFARRAATQVGATTMDRPEWVAAHPDNKHVFCTLTNNKNRGKEGQPVGGPNPRAKNHYGQILRWMPLHGDHANDSFVWDLYLIAGNPAVHKSDLYAGSDNINAQNMFNSPDGLGFDQSGRLWILTDGNYSNKGDFAGQGNNQMLCGDPLTGEIRRFLTGPIACEITGLAFSPDYKTMFVGVQHPGEEGAPSHFPDGGDTKPRSTIMMITRDDGGVIGA